One stretch of Brettanomyces nanus chromosome 4, complete sequence DNA includes these proteins:
- a CDS encoding uncharacterized protein (BUSCO:EOG09344HLO) produces MPQITKLSKKQLKALKFKSKTSEKAASQLEEIEVKKKQAEEASLKPKKKRKTRRGHHGKGKNGSNSGSRFLLFVGNIPYDIGEKELREHFKAGKPDIVRVRKDKGIAFLEFLGENGHIQGRIDACLALHHSLLEKRKINVELTAGGGGNSVNRVDKIKTKNDKLMKERIDKIQKERAKQQKSNEKGDDEDEEATKAALEANNGIHPSRLAMIEKDN; encoded by the coding sequence ATGCCCCAAATTACAAAGCTGTCCAAAAAGCAGCtcaaagcattgaaatTCAAGTCGAAGACATCTGAAAAAGCTGCTagtcaacttgaagaaatagaggttaagaagaagcaggcCGAGGAGGCTAGTCTCaaaccaaagaagaagagaaagactaGAAGGGGACATCACGGTAAAGGAAAGAATGGATCCAATAGTGGGTCCAGATTCCTTTTATTTGTGGGAAATATACCCTATGATATTGGAGAGAAGGAGTTAAGGGAGCATTTCAAAGCTGGAAAGCCGGATATTGTTAGAGTGAGAAAAGATAAGGGTATAGCATTCCTTGAATTCCTCGGAGAGAATGGGCACATTCAAGGACGTATTGATGCCTGTTTAGCACTTCATCATTCTCTGCTGGAGAAACGAAAGATCAATGTGGAACTTACCGCTGGAGGTGGTGGAAATTCGGTGAACAGAGTGGATAAGATTAAGACCAAGAACGATaagttgatgaaagaaCGTATTGATAagattcagaaagaaagggccaagcagcagaagagtAATGAAAAgggagatgatgaagatgaggaggcTACTAAAGCTGCATTGGAAGCCAACAATGGAATACATCCATCAAGGCTGGCCATGATAGAAAAGGACAATTAA